A genome region from Bacteroidia bacterium includes the following:
- a CDS encoding T9SS type A sorting domain-containing protein, with protein sequence MKKLQFIIIVLVLFFNARAQSMQDAFGYSWKSDTSAGGPTYNWVDISSGSTELTGFTDDNFVGPVPIGFSFRFYWLDYSEVYVGSNGYITFGKGYNIASGSSGMPNIPTPGVPSNIIAPYLADLTFTDSTGTAIPAAKVFYKTIGTDSFVITYQDVPFWTDDAPGHYRGACTFQIVLSRLDSSITLNYQKCVGPADAAYTASGKSFVTRGIENITGNVGLTFPRNVYPVNNTIRITYPPSTSFAVKDIEAYWCFDTDNSGTFTVAGQPLTLNAAIRNTGTVDIADNVRVIANITDKDFNLLHADTVMVTTGVLKGTVNNITFPKPFNANTEGNFIYKITTSLTGDQFNANNTTQAELVVVDTSQSPVLLRFDDAIWSSQEDDAASLTVGVYFKMPYYPITISGLNYGIITGKPDDPSKVNGFKAKMYADGANGPGTLLFSKTVPKEEVLVSEAVEAVDNLVTIETPIVITSGGVYVSWEPVLDDSLYNPLAMDNSLPISNRTFEISGGVWAPYRDRTTNDMAIGLVVQTKTVSRNNDLTKQMHLTAIPNPASNITNISYTLPTSGNASIIVRNVMGQVVFQQELGNLAEGNHIFEFNTENLTNGVYSYAIVMNGGQASSKLVVTH encoded by the coding sequence ATGAAAAAACTCCAATTCATCATTATTGTTTTAGTGTTGTTTTTTAATGCCCGGGCTCAGTCCATGCAGGATGCTTTTGGGTATTCTTGGAAGTCAGATACTTCTGCGGGTGGGCCGACCTATAACTGGGTAGATATTTCCTCTGGTTCTACGGAACTTACTGGTTTTACGGATGATAACTTTGTGGGGCCGGTTCCGATTGGCTTTAGTTTTCGTTTTTACTGGTTAGACTACAGTGAGGTTTATGTTGGCTCTAACGGCTACATAACGTTTGGTAAAGGCTACAATATCGCTTCAGGCTCTTCCGGTATGCCAAATATACCTACACCGGGCGTTCCTTCTAATATTATTGCACCTTATTTAGCTGACCTTACCTTTACAGATTCTACCGGCACAGCCATTCCTGCTGCAAAAGTTTTTTATAAAACTATCGGAACAGATTCATTTGTAATCACTTATCAAGATGTTCCATTTTGGACTGATGATGCTCCGGGGCATTATCGTGGTGCTTGTACTTTCCAAATTGTGTTAAGCCGCTTAGATTCTTCCATTACCTTAAACTACCAAAAATGCGTAGGTCCGGCTGATGCTGCCTATACTGCCAGCGGTAAAAGTTTTGTTACCCGCGGTATCGAAAACATTACCGGAAACGTAGGACTAACATTCCCCAGAAATGTTTATCCTGTTAATAATACAATCCGTATAACCTACCCGCCTTCAACTTCCTTTGCTGTAAAAGATATTGAAGCTTATTGGTGTTTTGACACCGACAATTCAGGTACTTTTACCGTTGCCGGGCAGCCGCTTACCTTAAATGCAGCAATCCGAAATACAGGAACAGTTGATATTGCGGATAATGTTCGTGTTATTGCAAATATTACAGATAAAGATTTTAATTTGTTACATGCTGATACCGTGATGGTTACAACCGGAGTTCTGAAGGGTACAGTAAATAACATAACATTTCCAAAGCCTTTTAATGCGAATACAGAAGGTAATTTTATCTATAAAATCACAACCAGTTTAACCGGAGACCAGTTTAACGCTAATAATACAACCCAGGCAGAACTTGTGGTCGTGGATACCTCTCAAAGCCCTGTTTTACTCCGTTTTGATGATGCTATATGGAGTTCCCAAGAAGATGATGCTGCGAGTTTAACAGTAGGAGTATATTTTAAAATGCCATACTACCCAATAACGATTTCCGGCTTAAACTATGGAATTATTACCGGTAAGCCAGACGATCCAAGTAAGGTTAATGGTTTTAAAGCCAAGATGTATGCAGACGGCGCAAACGGACCGGGTACCCTACTCTTCAGTAAAACAGTTCCGAAAGAAGAAGTATTGGTTTCAGAAGCCGTAGAAGCTGTTGACAACTTAGTTACTATTGAAACACCTATTGTGATTACTTCCGGTGGCGTGTATGTTTCTTGGGAGCCTGTCCTTGATGACTCTCTCTACAATCCCTTAGCTATGGACAACTCTCTACCTATCTCTAACCGCACCTTTGAAATTTCCGGCGGTGTATGGGCTCCATACCGCGATAGAACCACCAATGATATGGCTATCGGTTTAGTCGTTCAAACTAAAACAGTTAGCCGTAACAATGACCTAACTAAGCAAATGCACTTAACAGCTATTCCGAACCCTGCATCTAACATAACCAACATCAGCTATACTTTACCAACTTCCGGAAACGCAAGTATTATCGTTAGAAACGTGATGGGACAAGTAGTTTTCCAACAAGAATTAGGTAACCTTGCAGAAGGTAATCATATTTTTGAGTTTAATACAGAAAACTTAACGAACGGAGTTTATTCCTACGCTATTGTGATGAATGGCGGTCAGGCAAGCAGTAAGTTAGTAGTTACACATTAA
- the gmk gene encoding guanylate kinase: protein MKQVPKQSGKIIIFSAPSGAGKSTIVFEVLKRIERLEFSVSATTRPKRNYEINGRDYYFISIEKFRYYIEKDKFLEWQEVYPDRFYGTFRSEVDRIVTHGNSAVFDVDVQGGINLKKIFQEQARSFFIQPPSLEVLRQRLEKRNTETPEELDRRIKKAAHELTFAPYFDEIILNDDLGQAIQEIVTKINLFIP, encoded by the coding sequence ATGAAACAAGTTCCTAAGCAAAGCGGTAAAATAATCATATTTTCGGCTCCCAGCGGGGCAGGAAAATCCACCATTGTCTTTGAAGTTCTGAAAAGAATAGAAAGGTTAGAGTTTTCTGTTTCGGCAACTACACGCCCAAAGCGTAATTATGAAATCAACGGCCGCGATTATTATTTTATCTCAATTGAAAAATTTCGTTATTATATTGAAAAAGATAAATTTTTAGAATGGCAAGAAGTTTATCCAGATAGATTTTATGGTACATTTCGTTCAGAAGTAGATCGTATTGTTACACACGGCAATTCAGCCGTATTTGATGTGGACGTGCAAGGCGGTATTAATTTGAAAAAAATATTTCAAGAGCAAGCACGTTCTTTTTTCATTCAGCCGCCTTCTCTGGAAGTCTTACGCCAGCGACTTGAAAAACGGAACACAGAAACACCCGAAGAACTCGACCGCAGAATCAAAAAAGCTGCCCATGAGCTTACATTCGCCCCTTACTTTGATGAAATTATCCTAAATGACGACTTAGGGCAAGCTATTCAGGAAATCGTAACCAAAATCAACCTATTTATCCCCTAA
- a CDS encoding glycosyltransferase: protein MPRILRIINRLNIGGPTYNAVFLTKYLAPEYETCLLSGQIFAGEASSSFVAAENGVEPRFIRSLERTPNPFNDFLAYREIRQIIKEFKPDIVHTHATKPGLVGRLAAYHEKVPVIIHTYHGHYFHSYFHPIITKFFLFIERWLATKSTGIIAISESQKKELADVYHVADSDKIHVVHNGFDLSKFTDNQEFKRKSFRQQWSISNNEIAIGIIGRIVPIKNHPLFLSACATLKQLCPPNIKLRFFIIGDGTDKDAVEAQAKHLGFTLGSQQQPAELTFTSWIRDIDIATAGLDIIVLSSLNEGTPVSLIEAQAAAKPIVTTRVGGVADIVIPNQTAFVTPSRDANAMANALLQLIKNPDQRIQMGNEGRKYVMERFSYQTLVQNMRSCYEQLFKKAGS, encoded by the coding sequence ATGCCTCGCATACTTCGGATTATTAACCGCTTAAATATTGGTGGCCCTACCTACAATGCTGTTTTTTTAACCAAATACTTAGCCCCTGAATATGAAACGTGTTTGTTATCCGGGCAGATTTTTGCCGGTGAGGCAAGTTCTTCTTTTGTAGCTGCCGAAAATGGAGTAGAACCCCGTTTTATTCGTTCTCTGGAACGAACCCCTAATCCTTTCAACGACTTTCTGGCTTATCGTGAAATCCGGCAGATAATTAAGGAGTTCAAACCGGATATAGTGCATACCCACGCTACTAAACCGGGCTTAGTAGGCCGTTTAGCCGCCTATCATGAAAAAGTACCGGTAATTATCCACACATATCACGGGCATTATTTTCACTCCTATTTTCATCCAATCATAACAAAATTTTTCCTGTTTATTGAACGTTGGTTAGCTACCAAAAGTACCGGAATTATCGCTATTAGTGAATCTCAAAAAAAAGAACTGGCTGACGTGTATCATGTGGCAGATTCGGATAAAATCCATGTTGTTCACAATGGCTTTGACCTATCAAAATTCACAGATAACCAAGAGTTTAAACGAAAATCTTTTCGTCAGCAATGGAGCATTTCTAATAATGAAATAGCTATTGGGATAATAGGACGGATTGTTCCAATCAAAAATCATCCTTTGTTTTTATCGGCTTGTGCCACGCTAAAGCAATTATGCCCACCCAATATAAAACTACGCTTCTTTATTATTGGAGATGGAACGGATAAAGATGCAGTGGAAGCACAAGCAAAGCACTTGGGTTTTACCTTAGGCTCCCAGCAACAACCTGCTGAACTCACCTTTACTTCTTGGATACGGGACATTGACATAGCTACCGCCGGACTGGATATTATCGTTTTATCATCCCTAAATGAAGGCACTCCCGTAAGCCTAATAGAAGCTCAGGCTGCCGCAAAGCCAATCGTAACTACTCGTGTAGGAGGTGTTGCAGATATTGTGATACCAAACCAAACAGCCTTTGTTACACCCTCAAGGGATGCCAATGCTATGGCAAACGCCCTACTTCAGTTAATAAAAAACCCTGACCAACGTATCCAAATGGGAAATGAGGGCAGAAAATATGTTATGGAGCGATTCTCCTACCAAACATTGGTTCAGAATATGCGTAGCTGCTATGAACAGCTATTTAAAAAAGCCGGTTCATAG